In Nicotiana tabacum cultivar K326 chromosome 17, ASM71507v2, whole genome shotgun sequence, one DNA window encodes the following:
- the LOC107789627 gene encoding agamous-like MADS-box protein MADS2 isoform X2: MGRGRVELKRIENKINRQVTFAKRRNGLLKKAYELSVLCEAEVALIVFSNRGKLYEFCSSNNMLKTLDRYQKCSYGTLEVNRSIKDNEQSSYREYLKLKAKYESLQRYQRHLLGEDLGPLNIDDLDHLEVQLDNSLKHIRSTRTQLMLDQLTDLQSKEKLWLEANKVLERKLEEIYAENNLQQPWGGGEQSITYGQQHAQSQGFFQPLDCNSILQIGYDPITTSSQITAVTNAQNVNGMVPGWML, encoded by the exons ATGGGTAGAGGAAGAGTGGAGCTGAAGAGGATAGAGAACAAGATAAATAGGCAGGTTACTTTTGCAAAGAGGAGAAATGGATTGCTCAAGAAAGCTTATGAACTCTCTGTGCTTTGTGAAGCTGAGGTTGCTCTTATTGTTTTCTCTAATCGTGGCAAGCTTTATGAATTCTGCAGCTCCAACAA TATGCTCAAAACCCTTGATAGGTACCAAAAGTGCAGCTATGGTACATTGGAAGTCAACCGATCAATCAAAGACAATGAG CAAAGCAGCTATAGGGAATACTTAAAACTCAAAGCCAAATATGAGTCACTGCAGCGATATCAAAG ACACCTTCTTGGAGAAGACTTGGGGCCTCTGAATATAGATGATCTTGATCATCTTGAAGTTCAGTTAGATAATTCCCTCAAACACATTAGGTCCACCAGG ACACAACTGATGCTTGACCAGCTTACTGATCTTCAATCTAAG GAGAAATTGTGGCTTGAGGCTAATAAGGTACTTGAAAGAAAG CTGGAAGAAATATATGCTGAAAACAACCTGCAGCAACCATGGGGAGGTGGTGAGCAAAGTATCACTTATGGTCAGCAACATGCTCAATCTCAGGGTTTCTTCCAACCTCTAGACTGCAACTCTATTTTGCAAATTGG GTACGATCCAATAACTACTTCAAGCCAAATAACAGCAGTAACAAATGCCCAAAACGTCAATGGCATGGTGCCTGGTTGGATGCTGTGA
- the LOC107789627 gene encoding agamous-like MADS-box protein MADS2 isoform X1: protein MGRGRVELKRIENKINRQVTFAKRRNGLLKKAYELSVLCEAEVALIVFSNRGKLYEFCSSNNMLKTLDRYQKCSYGTLEVNRSIKDNEQSSYREYLKLKAKYESLQRYQRHLLGEDLGPLNIDDLDHLEVQLDNSLKHIRSTRTQLMLDQLTDLQSKEKLWLEANKVLERKLEEIYAENNLQQPWGGGEQSITYGQQHAQSQGFFQPLDCNSILQIGRYDPITTSSQITAVTNAQNVNGMVPGWML, encoded by the exons ATGGGTAGAGGAAGAGTGGAGCTGAAGAGGATAGAGAACAAGATAAATAGGCAGGTTACTTTTGCAAAGAGGAGAAATGGATTGCTCAAGAAAGCTTATGAACTCTCTGTGCTTTGTGAAGCTGAGGTTGCTCTTATTGTTTTCTCTAATCGTGGCAAGCTTTATGAATTCTGCAGCTCCAACAA TATGCTCAAAACCCTTGATAGGTACCAAAAGTGCAGCTATGGTACATTGGAAGTCAACCGATCAATCAAAGACAATGAG CAAAGCAGCTATAGGGAATACTTAAAACTCAAAGCCAAATATGAGTCACTGCAGCGATATCAAAG ACACCTTCTTGGAGAAGACTTGGGGCCTCTGAATATAGATGATCTTGATCATCTTGAAGTTCAGTTAGATAATTCCCTCAAACACATTAGGTCCACCAGG ACACAACTGATGCTTGACCAGCTTACTGATCTTCAATCTAAG GAGAAATTGTGGCTTGAGGCTAATAAGGTACTTGAAAGAAAG CTGGAAGAAATATATGCTGAAAACAACCTGCAGCAACCATGGGGAGGTGGTGAGCAAAGTATCACTTATGGTCAGCAACATGCTCAATCTCAGGGTTTCTTCCAACCTCTAGACTGCAACTCTATTTTGCAAATTGG caGGTACGATCCAATAACTACTTCAAGCCAAATAACAGCAGTAACAAATGCCCAAAACGTCAATGGCATGGTGCCTGGTTGGATGCTGTGA
- the LOC107789627 gene encoding agamous-like MADS-box protein MADS2 isoform X3 codes for MGRGRVELKRIENKINRQVTFAKRRNGLLKKAYELSVLCEAEVALIVFSNRGKLYEFCSSNNMLKTLDRYQKCSYGTLEVNRSIKDNEQSSYREYLKLKAKYESLQRYQRHLLGEDLGPLNIDDLDHLEVQLDNSLKHIRSTRTQLMLDQLTDLQSKEKLWLEANKLEEIYAENNLQQPWGGGEQSITYGQQHAQSQGFFQPLDCNSILQIGRYDPITTSSQITAVTNAQNVNGMVPGWML; via the exons ATGGGTAGAGGAAGAGTGGAGCTGAAGAGGATAGAGAACAAGATAAATAGGCAGGTTACTTTTGCAAAGAGGAGAAATGGATTGCTCAAGAAAGCTTATGAACTCTCTGTGCTTTGTGAAGCTGAGGTTGCTCTTATTGTTTTCTCTAATCGTGGCAAGCTTTATGAATTCTGCAGCTCCAACAA TATGCTCAAAACCCTTGATAGGTACCAAAAGTGCAGCTATGGTACATTGGAAGTCAACCGATCAATCAAAGACAATGAG CAAAGCAGCTATAGGGAATACTTAAAACTCAAAGCCAAATATGAGTCACTGCAGCGATATCAAAG ACACCTTCTTGGAGAAGACTTGGGGCCTCTGAATATAGATGATCTTGATCATCTTGAAGTTCAGTTAGATAATTCCCTCAAACACATTAGGTCCACCAGG ACACAACTGATGCTTGACCAGCTTACTGATCTTCAATCTAAG GAGAAATTGTGGCTTGAGGCTAATAAG CTGGAAGAAATATATGCTGAAAACAACCTGCAGCAACCATGGGGAGGTGGTGAGCAAAGTATCACTTATGGTCAGCAACATGCTCAATCTCAGGGTTTCTTCCAACCTCTAGACTGCAACTCTATTTTGCAAATTGG caGGTACGATCCAATAACTACTTCAAGCCAAATAACAGCAGTAACAAATGCCCAAAACGTCAATGGCATGGTGCCTGGTTGGATGCTGTGA